The DNA region TGATTTCTATAATCAAATCAGCATCTAAATAAGTTTTGATAATTGTTTCTTTTACCAGTTTTCTATTTAAATCTAATTTTATATATTTCAAATAAATTGCTAAAAATAGATAATAACCCCATGATATAATACGACTTAAAGGAAAATTCTTTTTTAATTCGGGTAATATTTCAATTTCAGGATACCTTTTTTCCATCTGTATGTCTTCTATAAAATAGGATACTACTATAAACTCTGTATCCGGAATAATACTTTTAATAGATTCATAAGCACTCAATATTAATGCCGCACCTCCCTTATTTACAGATAAATTACCCCCAATGAAAACTATTTTAGCCATTTAACGATCTCCTGTGATAAAATTTTAACAGATAATATAATCAATTTTTCAATCATACCCAATAAAATTGATAATAAATGTATGGGCGATAATATCTTACCAAATTTGGTATAATTAAAGGTGTAATAAAATCTAGATTTACTCAACAATAAATAAAGTTTAATTTCATCATTTATACTCCTTTTTTCAAAGTGTTTGTGAATGAAAAAATCATTAAAAGACAAACCATTAGTAAGACCTAATTGTTCGATTTTTTTTGCTAATACCACTTCTTCACAATATAAAAATAAATTTTCATCAAAAAATCCTACTTTCCTTAAAATTTCTGATCTTATAACAAAACATGATCCTGGTAAACATTCAACATAGCTTAATCCTTCATTTACGCCAATAAAATCTAAATATTTATATTTAATGGGATTATACATTTTTCTCACCAAATCTGAACTCATAAAAATATAATTAAAAAAACTCGGTATTCTCCAAGCAATTTGGGAAAAAATAAGGTTTTCATTGTAATTTAGCATTAAACCAGTTACAGCAGCTAACTTAGGATCACGTTCTAAATATTTAACAATATTCTTAACAAAATTTTTATTTGGGATAGTTACATCAGGGTTAGTAATTAATATATACTTAGATTCAAAATTATTTAAAATAAATTTTGCTCCATAATTATTTCCATAAGAATATCCCCTATTCTTATCTGTTTTAACAACATATACATCAGTAAAACCTCTAAAAAATTCTTTAAGTTTAATAAAAGAGTGATCAGGGGAATCATTATCAACAATAACTATTTCATCAAGATTGTCAAGTATTTGTAGATTAAAAACTAGTTCCTTTGTATCATCAATTGAATTATAGTTTAAAACAATTGCACAGCATTTATTATTCTCCATAGGTTATTTAAACAATGACATAATATTAAAGTTTATTGTTTTTTTATTTAATTATAACAAAATTTATATAACTTGTTACTTAATTTTGCTTTTTTCATAGAGTTTTTTGTTGATGAGTAAAAGGAGGCTGTCAAGTTAATGGGTGTTGGGGTTTGTGAAAAAAAAATTCGATTAACCTATAATTTTAGTTATCGTGTCTTATAATTAAATTTGAAGACCGTTAAGAATAAATATGAGTGAAGGCAGATTTATTAGTATGACAAGTACAATAATATCTGCCTTCGGTTCTTCTATAGGTTTTATACAACTTAAACTTTCCGATTATGATCAAAGAGA from Methanobacterium spitsbergense includes:
- a CDS encoding glycosyltransferase, yielding MENNKCCAIVLNYNSIDDTKELVFNLQILDNLDEIVIVDNDSPDHSFIKLKEFFRGFTDVYVVKTDKNRGYSYGNNYGAKFILNNFESKYILITNPDVTIPNKNFVKNIVKYLERDPKLAAVTGLMLNYNENLIFSQIAWRIPSFFNYIFMSSDLVRKMYNPIKYKYLDFIGVNEGLSYVECLPGSCFVIRSEILRKVGFFDENLFLYCEEVVLAKKIEQLGLTNGLSFNDFFIHKHFEKRSINDEIKLYLLLSKSRFYYTFNYTKFGKILSPIHLLSILLGMIEKLIILSVKILSQEIVKWLK